CACTCGTTTAGGCACTATTTCTGACATTCAAGATTATCCATTTTCTATTGGCTTTGCAGTCACAGAAAGTGAAAGTCAAAAGTATCAAGCTGCAATAAATGGATCTGAGCAAGCAGATCAAGGTGTTATTCGCATTAACTCTCCACAAGCAGGTGCTTCAGATAAAGATTACACACTAACATTTTCTAGCAGTAACCAGTCTCAAGTGATTGAAAGTGAACTCAATAGCCCCCGTTATAGTCAGCTATTACGAAGTTCGTTGTATTTAAAAGGTTATAACAGCTATTACTTACCAACACAGACTGAATTGGCAACATACGGTAATGGGATTTATACCGTTCTAAAAGTCAAACCAGTTGACAACGATGACATCAGAGCAAGAAAAGCTGTTCGTGTTGTAATTAACCGTTATGATGGTTGTAAATCAACTTACTCTGATAGCAGTGCATTAATGCCAGATATGGCGATCAACTTTGATACTGATGGACAAAACGACTGTAAAACAGAAGGAGAACGAGCCAACTATTTTACTAAGTTTACTCTACTAGATAGCCGCCTACTAACATCTGGTGAGTGGGAATTAGTCAATCCACTTGTTATCTACCGCGAAGGTAAGCGCGAGTTTATTGATACCCCAACAGGTGGTTCATATGTTCAATACCATAAACTAGATGCAGATAAAAAAGGGTACCTAGAGTCCATCAATGCGGATGCTCAAAGTAAAATTCGTAAAGTCTATGAATGGAATACAGTTAACCTAAGGTTTAGCATCTAGATTTAACACTTAATCCATAAAATTAAAAGCCGAGTATGAGTTACTACTCGGCTTTTCCATATCTAGCTCCATCAAAAAAGGCGGTAACTGGGAGTACCGCCAAGAGCCAAGATGTCGCTATGTTATTCAGCCTTGTTAATCAGAACGTAAACAGCGCTGTTCTGATTCAAGTTCAGTGGCTGCTCGCCACAGTTTTTGTTCTCGATGTTGGTGTTTATCTAATGTTTGATGGATGCCCTCTACTGCTAGTTCATCCATTGGACCTATGTACTGCTCGGCATGACTTGAGAAAATAGTCCTAAACTCCTCCATGGTAGGAAGGCGGTTATTCTCCTCCTCAAAACTATCAAATATATCTGTAACCGTTATTGATATGTCACGCTTGATACCATCATGATCTGAACTATCCATATTAACCTCAGCGATAAATCCATCGACACCAAGTGAAGTAAGCCTTTGATCTACAATCTTTTCAGCACACTATAAATAAAGGCTTATACAGTTTGGTAGTACCTTTTTGTAGATGCCAACCATAAAAACATAGACTTGCGTGTATGCTTTTTTTTGTTAAAGGTAAGTGTAGTTGAATGTACCCACCTTCAAACAATAATGTGGAATTTATTGGGCAAAATGCCACAAGAATGACACGACAGCATTAGCCAAGTCCGATATGACGCTTCCCTAGCCTCCATTCAGCCCAGACCTCGCCAGTTAGACAATAGTACTTAAAAGGCGTTTATTGCATGCATTCAGGTTAACATTTCGTTAAACTGCCCCGCTTTCATACTAATAACAATCAACAATGAATAAAGAACAGCAGCTTACAGCACGGACAGCGCTCCACTACACACTTGCAGCAGGTCTTTTTAGCTTATACGGTGAACGAGTGTGCCCATTCCTTGACTCCCTTTCAGGTTGGCAAACAGGCTTTTACGCATTTGTAACATTTAGTGCCATGTTTTTATTTCGCTCACATTGGCTAAAGGATGATGACAGCCTACGTTGCGTGACTAAAAATATGATCATTTTTTCTGCTGGTGCCATAGGTCTATCGCTGTGGTACCGCATTTTCCATGACTTTCCTGTCGAAAGTGGCTTAAAAGTGCTCTTTGGTATCGCAAGCCTTGGCGTATTGATCAGCTTAGATCTTTCTCTTTACGGGCAAATCATCCACTATCCGAAACAAATTGATGTTGCGCAGTTGGCTAGCATTCGCAGCTATCGCCACTCACTCGCCTTCAAAATGGCCGCAACCGTTATATTTGTTGTGGCTTTACTTACAGTGGTACTAAGCCTACTCATGTTTAAAGATGTACATTGGCTTGTTGAAAATATTGCGATTACCGGTCCCCATGCAGCCATTATTAGCATCGTAAAAGAGTTTGTTTATGTAGCCATGGTATTAGTGGGCTACACCATTTCCATCATGTATCAATGGTTAAAACTATTACGTTTACTTTTAGTTAGCCAACAACAGGTATTACAGCAAGCCGCTCAAGGTAACTTATCAGTTCGGGTTCCTGTCGTTCTACATGGCGAAATGGGTGAAATTGCGCACTATACCAACCAAATGTTGATCCGATTAGAGCAGAGTTATAACGAAATCAACCTAACCCGAGACGTTGCTATTGTGGGCCTATCGGCGCTGGCAGAGTCCAGAGATAATGAAACCGGGGCACATATTCTACGCACACAAGAATACGTTCGTGCACTCGCTAACAAGTTAAAGCATCACGATAATTTTCGTGATTATTTAACTCAAGAACGCATTGAACTACTCTATAAATCAGCTCCGCTTCACGATATCGGAAAAGTCGGTATCCCCGATGCTATTTTGCTGAAACCAGGCAAGTTAACAGACAATGAGTTTGAAATAATGAAGACGCATGCCGCAATAGGTGCAGAAGCATTAGCGACAGCTGAAAAGCAAATAGGGAGCTCCAGTTTCTTAACGCTAGCTCGAGAGATAGCCCTTACCCACCATGAAAAGTGGGACGGCAGTGGTTACCCTTCTGGGTTGAGCGCAGATGACATCCCACTTTCTGGCCGTCTGATGGCATTAGCTGATGTTTACGATGCCTTAATTTCAGAGCGCGTGTACAAGCCAGCTTTTAGCCATGAGAAAGCCAGAAACATTATACTGCAAGGGAAAGGAACGCATTTCGATCCACTTGTCGTCGAGGCATTTATAGCTTGTGAAAGTGAATTCATTTTGATCGCGCAAAACTATCAAGATCGTATGCTTATCGCAGCTTAACCGTATAATCATCATGCTTGGTATTCATGCTATTTAAGTTGAAAGCGGATACCAAGCGTGAAGCGCTGTGCATCCAGTTCATCTAAACCAACCAATGAACTGGCTTCTACATATCCATACCAATCTTCGTTAAATCGACCAGCCATTCCTACATGTACGCGGCCAAAAACCTTATCGTCTGACTTAACCACTATAGGTAACGATGACCCATACTGCTCTGTTTGCAGTTGGCTAATGATTTTTTGTCCACCATTATCAAAATCATAATGTACATAGCCACGTACATAAGGCTGGAATAATCCGACACTGGTGCGGAAAGGATAAGTAAAACTCGCACCTAAAATCAGCATACTTGAACCCAACGCATTCACGTCTTCAACCGTCGATAGCAGATAATTCGAATTGCCACGCGAAGGGCGTTCAGTGTAACGGTCGGTATCAGAGAGTATATGTTGCAGTGAACTTTCAAGTGCAATATCCCAATACTGGTGGCTAATTAAATAACCCGCGCCTAATGAAAACACCCAGACATCTGAATCTGCTTTTTCTTGTTGAGAAAAAACACTGTTATCTAAGCTAGATACTCGACGTTCGATATCCGTATCAACCACGGCATAACTTGCACTAAAATCAATATACCAGTCGTCATGAAAGTAACTGAAATAGCCTGATGCAACTAATGCATCAATTTCAACATCATTCTGATTCGCATCCCCTTGGTAGTATGGCAATCCTAGCGCAACACCAAATAAATAATGCTCATTCAGTAGATAGTCCCCTCCTAATGTCACCGTGTAACCGTCTTCGAATTGCACATTGGTGGAGGACTGATTGGGGCGGACATCTTGATCAATGCGCACATAGGCACCAAGTCGAGACTGTTCTTTACGCCCATAGCCACCATCACTGTACAACACAGCTTTTGATAAGTTTGTCGATTGATAAGTCGATGGAAATAGAGAGGACGTATCGCTAGGTAAAAGTGAATTATTAATGTTACCTGATCGACTGTAGAGCGAAGATGTTGAGTGTTGGGCACTCGGTTGATATTCATCATGCCGAAAGTCTGCAACCGCACCTTTTAACCCTAACGAAATTGCCTTATAGACACTTTCAGTCATACTCGTATCATCCTCTGCGGCGACCCCCATTGTGTACAGGGTACAACACCATGCTAATGGTACACGCAGGTATACACTGTGAAAGTTCATATTCGCGCCCCTAAAAAGACTTCAACTCACATTGAATTTTTTTGCACTCTTTGGTGCATATATATCGAACTACTTCAACAATCTAAGATGTGATCGAGCCTATTAGGTACATCTTAATGTTCACCTTCATGTGAAAATATTAACTGCAAAAGTAACATATTAAGCATAGTCTCAGCCCTACAAACTCGCCTGCCAGCATCAACAACAGCCCCGAATAGCCGTCTCGTTTTGGCGACATATGATGTCAAGGCGCTGAATTACAAAGTCAAAAATCTCTGAATATTTTTGCCCTTAAACGAAGCGATGAAGACAACTTTTGATTCATTAATGATAACATTACACAAATGTAGGTTTGATGTGGTATCATATTCACAAGATGTTTATTCAAGGCTCTCATTATTCATATTTTGCATGATGAGCTTATCCTTGCATTTTCCATCAAACCTTAACGTGACAAGAATATGAATCACATGCTTGATAAAGAACCAGAAATTTATAATTACCAAGTAGGTGCTGAGTTTGTTTATGTTTGCTCAACACGCACTCTCTCTACATCAAAGCAAGAAGTAAGCCTAAATCGCGCTGAGCGAGAAGTTTTACATTGCTTAATCACAAATGCTCACAGAGTGGTGTCTTTCGATGAATTGCTACTTGCAGGGTGGCCACATAAAACTGTGTCGCGCACCTCGCTATTTCAGACGATTCGCAACCTGCGTATAAAATTAAGAGAAACAGAAAAAGGCGAATTCATTGCGCTTATATCTAGCGTGGGCTATCAGATCGAAGCAACTAAAGCTGCTATAAATACCACAGAGCCCAATGTAGGCTCCCCAGATCCGCTCCCTTCAAATAACAAAATAAAACGATTGCTGGGTAGCTTTCTGAGCTTAACCTTACTGATCGCTATGCTTGTTGTATATTCAACGTGGAATAATAAATCTGAAGCCAATTATTTTTATCATGTCAGCCATAACAAAGATAACAGCAGTATTGTTTATCTCACAAAGTCGCAAGATAAATTGGATTTCATAGAGAGCAATAGCAATGCATACATAACACCAATGGCATTGGGGCAGCGTTTATTCTTTATCACGAAAATGGATGATAGCTACTCTATTGCTTACTGTGACAAAAATGATATTGGCCTGTGTATTCCATCAACAGCAAAAGCGATATCTTTTAGTCACACTGACATCAATTTATTTTGGCAAGAATTAGCAAAAAAAAGAACGGCATCGGACTTAAGCGTGCCACTGCTCTATGATGAGAAGAATATCCAAAATGCCGCTAAGTCGTACAACTTGTATATCGATAATGGGAAATTCATCCCAAACCTCAATCAGTATTACTTTCAAAAAACTAGCCCTCTGAATTGGCGTTATACTGCTGTATATTATCGAAAATTCAACAATAAAGGTCGATTCACCCCGCTCGCATTTAATGGCGGCGACGTTACTTTATCAGCAACAGATAAAGCGCCTTTTATTGCAAAAGCCGTTGCCCATTCAACCTGCACACATACTTTTTTAACTAATAATGAAATCGAAGAGTTAAGTGATGGCCCAGCTGGACAATTAGAAAAACGTATAAATAATGACTACAACAATGATTCAAACGCACTGGCTTATATATTGTTTCGCCAGAATGGACTTATCTTGTGGTATACCGAATTGGATGGTTTCTTCTGGTTCAATAAAGACCAAATAATGGAGTCCGAAGTTGCGTCTTTAGCCGAGTTTGAAGGCTGTAAAGATTACTTAGCACTTGGAGTATGTCGATATGCGCACGTCAATACTCAAGACCAATCAAGTAATGGCTAACATTTACGGTTATTCGGCGCTGCGTATTTCATATCGATCTTATTTTCGATTTTCAGCACTTCGCCTTGTTTTTAACGCCAGTAAAAATGCAGGTAACGAATGTAAAAGCATCAGACGAAGAATATGATTAAGCATCACAAAGCCGGGCTCTAAGCCCAGTAATAAAGCAGTGACTGTCATCGCCTCAATACTGCCAGGAACCCAAGACATCACCAAAACTAAATACGGCAAATCCAGTAAGGTACTAAATACACCAGCAATCACTAAGGTGACTATCAAGCCAAGTGCGGTAATAAACACCCCAGCCTTTAGATACGCCAGTGTTTCTTGCAGCGTAACCAACTTAATGCGAATACCAACAAGTGCGCCCAGTAAAGCCATCGCAATCGACACCAAGATATCAGGCATCGCAATTGGCATTGCTGGCACTACAGTATTGCCACCAGCGGTTACCAATAGACCCGTAATCATAAAGGGCGCAGGTATCCCCAAACGTTCCAACATAATACCCAAGCCAATCGCGGCTAATACTGCTACAGCCAGCCCTAAAGGATTCGTCTGCAAAAAATTTTCAATATAAGAAGATGAAGCAGCGACGGCTTGCGTCTCTGCTGTGTATGCAATAATTGACGCTAAAACCATCAAGGAAACTAAGCGTACCGTATGAGTAAAAATGACCTTTTGAGAGGGGGACTCTTGGCTATTAGTTATCACCAAAATTGCGGCCATCGCACCAGGTACAGCACCTAATAAACTATCGTTTTTCGACCATTGTTCTATTCGAGTTAACCAGCAATACCCCACGAGCGTTTGTATTGTCATGCAAGTTATCAATCCGAATAACACACCAAGTGATAAATGGCTTTGCCACTCCCCTGTTTTCACGAGGCTACCAACACTGATGCCAAGAACT
The nucleotide sequence above comes from Photobacterium swingsii. Encoded proteins:
- a CDS encoding HD-GYP domain-containing protein, coding for MNKEQQLTARTALHYTLAAGLFSLYGERVCPFLDSLSGWQTGFYAFVTFSAMFLFRSHWLKDDDSLRCVTKNMIIFSAGAIGLSLWYRIFHDFPVESGLKVLFGIASLGVLISLDLSLYGQIIHYPKQIDVAQLASIRSYRHSLAFKMAATVIFVVALLTVVLSLLMFKDVHWLVENIAITGPHAAIISIVKEFVYVAMVLVGYTISIMYQWLKLLRLLLVSQQQVLQQAAQGNLSVRVPVVLHGEMGEIAHYTNQMLIRLEQSYNEINLTRDVAIVGLSALAESRDNETGAHILRTQEYVRALANKLKHHDNFRDYLTQERIELLYKSAPLHDIGKVGIPDAILLKPGKLTDNEFEIMKTHAAIGAEALATAEKQIGSSSFLTLAREIALTHHEKWDGSGYPSGLSADDIPLSGRLMALADVYDALISERVYKPAFSHEKARNIILQGKGTHFDPLVVEAFIACESEFILIAQNYQDRMLIAA
- a CDS encoding autotransporter outer membrane beta-barrel domain-containing protein is translated as MNFHSVYLRVPLAWCCTLYTMGVAAEDDTSMTESVYKAISLGLKGAVADFRHDEYQPSAQHSTSSLYSRSGNINNSLLPSDTSSLFPSTYQSTNLSKAVLYSDGGYGRKEQSRLGAYVRIDQDVRPNQSSTNVQFEDGYTVTLGGDYLLNEHYLFGVALGLPYYQGDANQNDVEIDALVASGYFSYFHDDWYIDFSASYAVVDTDIERRVSSLDNSVFSQQEKADSDVWVFSLGAGYLISHQYWDIALESSLQHILSDTDRYTERPSRGNSNYLLSTVEDVNALGSSMLILGASFTYPFRTSVGLFQPYVRGYVHYDFDNGGQKIISQLQTEQYGSSLPIVVKSDDKVFGRVHVGMAGRFNEDWYGYVEASSLVGLDELDAQRFTLGIRFQLK
- a CDS encoding winged helix-turn-helix domain-containing protein, which codes for MLDKEPEIYNYQVGAEFVYVCSTRTLSTSKQEVSLNRAEREVLHCLITNAHRVVSFDELLLAGWPHKTVSRTSLFQTIRNLRIKLRETEKGEFIALISSVGYQIEATKAAINTTEPNVGSPDPLPSNNKIKRLLGSFLSLTLLIAMLVVYSTWNNKSEANYFYHVSHNKDNSSIVYLTKSQDKLDFIESNSNAYITPMALGQRLFFITKMDDSYSIAYCDKNDIGLCIPSTAKAISFSHTDINLFWQELAKKRTASDLSVPLLYDEKNIQNAAKSYNLYIDNGKFIPNLNQYYFQKTSPLNWRYTAVYYRKFNNKGRFTPLAFNGGDVTLSATDKAPFIAKAVAHSTCTHTFLTNNEIEELSDGPAGQLEKRINNDYNNDSNALAYILFRQNGLILWYTELDGFFWFNKDQIMESEVASLAEFEGCKDYLALGVCRYAHVNTQDQSSNG
- a CDS encoding AbrB family transcriptional regulator, with translation MLITLFYTAFGAMLGTLLLLPMGEMFGAMLLVLLASKYHHSMSLHHHVLTFIQIVLGISVGSLVKTGEWQSHLSLGVLFGLITCMTIQTLVGYCWLTRIEQWSKNDSLLGAVPGAMAAILVITNSQESPSQKVIFTHTVRLVSLMVLASIIAYTAETQAVAASSSYIENFLQTNPLGLAVAVLAAIGLGIMLERLGIPAPFMITGLLVTAGGNTVVPAMPIAMPDILVSIAMALLGALVGIRIKLVTLQETLAYLKAGVFITALGLIVTLVIAGVFSTLLDLPYLVLVMSWVPGSIEAMTVTALLLGLEPGFVMLNHILRLMLLHSLPAFLLALKTRRSAENRK